A region of Bradyrhizobium sp. SZCCHNS1050 DNA encodes the following proteins:
- a CDS encoding SDR family NAD(P)-dependent oxidoreductase, with the protein MTIIRGASAAVTGAASGIGRALAQELAARGCDLALADRDEAGLASLAAELTASGRKVTTHRLDVSDVAAVTQFAVDATRAHPGLNIVVNNAGVALFGSFAEIDQAEMEWLFNINFWGVVHGTRAFLPHLSRQREAHVVNLSSIFGIIAPPGQSAYAAAKFAVRGFSESLRHELTAAGSPVRLSVVHPGGIATAIARNARAGQGMTDNARRVQAIERFERLARTSPRDAALRIIEGIERNEPRILIGGDARFMDLLQRFMPATYWRVMAKRLEKAAAKQG; encoded by the coding sequence ATGACGATCATTCGAGGCGCATCTGCCGCCGTGACAGGCGCAGCCAGCGGCATTGGCCGTGCGCTGGCGCAGGAGCTGGCGGCCCGCGGTTGCGATCTCGCGCTCGCCGACCGCGACGAGGCGGGCCTCGCAAGCCTCGCCGCCGAACTCACCGCAAGCGGCCGCAAGGTGACCACGCACCGGCTGGACGTCAGCGATGTGGCTGCAGTCACCCAGTTCGCAGTAGACGCGACCCGCGCGCATCCCGGCCTCAACATCGTCGTCAACAATGCTGGCGTGGCACTGTTCGGCAGCTTCGCCGAGATCGATCAGGCGGAGATGGAGTGGCTGTTCAACATCAATTTCTGGGGCGTCGTGCACGGCACGCGCGCGTTCCTGCCGCATCTTTCGCGCCAGCGCGAAGCGCACGTCGTCAACCTGTCCTCGATCTTCGGCATCATCGCTCCGCCCGGCCAATCGGCCTACGCCGCGGCAAAGTTCGCAGTAAGGGGATTTTCCGAGAGCCTGCGTCACGAACTCACAGCCGCCGGCAGTCCCGTGCGGCTGTCCGTCGTGCATCCCGGCGGCATCGCCACGGCGATTGCGCGCAATGCCCGCGCCGGCCAGGGCATGACCGACAATGCGCGCCGCGTGCAGGCCATCGAGCGGTTCGAGCGGCTTGCCAGGACCAGCCCGCGCGACGCCGCGTTGCGGATCATCGAGGGCATCGAGCGCAATGAGCCCCGCATCCTGATTGGCGGCGATGCGCGCTTCATGGATCTCCTGCAGCGGTTCATGCCGGCCACCTATTGGCGCGTGATGGCGAAGCGGCTCGAGAAGGCGGCCGCGAAGCAGGGATGA